In the genome of Pangasianodon hypophthalmus isolate fPanHyp1 chromosome 23, fPanHyp1.pri, whole genome shotgun sequence, one region contains:
- the hgs gene encoding hepatocyte growth factor-regulated tyrosine kinase substrate isoform X4, giving the protein MGKGGGTFERLLDKATSQLLLETDWESILQICDLIRQGDTQAKYAIAAIKKKLNDKNPHVALYALEVLESVVKNCGQTVHDEVASKQTMEELKDLFKKQTEPNVRNKILYLIQAWAHAFRNEPKYKVVQDTYQIMKVEGHVFPEFKESDAMFAAERAPDWVDAEECHRCRVQFGVMTRKHHCRACGQIFCGKCSSKYSTIPKFGIEKEVRVCEPCFEHLNKKAEGKSSSSSSSSGQSELPPEYLTSPLAQQSQMPPKRDEAALQEEEELQLAIALSQSEAEEKERMRQKSSYPVYPKADPTPVTSSAPPVSTLYSSPVNSSAPSAEDVDPELARYLNRTYWEKKQEEVRKSPTPSAPAPVPLAEPMPVSQPVESHAPVQPINIVEQQYQNGESEENHEQFLKALQNAVTTFLNRMKSNHMRGRSITNDSAVLSLFQSINNMHPQLLELLNQLDEKRLYYEGLQDKLAQVRDARAALNALRDEHREKLRRAAEEAERQRQIQLAQKLEIMRQKKQEYLEMQRQLAIQRLQEQEKERQLRLEQQKHTIQMRAQMPAFSLPYAQMQSLPPNVAGGVVYPPAGPPSYPGTFSPAGSVEGSPMHGVYLNQPGQAGGGPYQAMPVSATDPNMVNAYMYQTAGTGGQPAAPGQAPPPNTSPPYTNYQPTPTQGYQNVASQAPQSLPPMSQAAPTNGMAYMGYQPYSMQNMISALPGQDPNMPPQQQYMPGQQPMYQQMPPPGGPQQQAQQPQQPPAGSAEAQLISFD; this is encoded by the exons ATGGGAAAAGGTGGAGGTACATTTGAAAGGCTGTTGG ACAAAGCCACCAGTCAGCTGCTGCTGGAGACGGACTGGGAATCCATCCTGCAGATCTGCGACCTCATCCGGCAAGGAGACACGCA GGCTAAATACGCAATCGCTGCCATCAAGAAGAAGCTAAATGACAAAAATCCACACGTGGCCCTCTACGCCCTCGAG GTTCTGGAGTCCGTGGTGAAGAACTGTGGCCAGACGGTTCATGATGAAGTGGCGAGTAAGCAAACCATGGAGGAACTCAAGGATCTGTTCAAG AAGCAAACTGAGCCGAACGTCAGGAACAAGATCCTGTACCTGATCCAGGCCTGGGCCCACGCCTTCCGCAACGAGCCCAAGTACAAAGTGGTCCAAGACACTTACCAGATCATGAAGGTGGAAG GTCATGTGTTCCCGGAGTTTAAAGAGAGCGACGCCATGTTTGCTGCAGAGAGG GCCCCTGATTGGGTGGATGCCGAGGAGTGCCACAGGTGCAGAGTTCAGTTCGGAGTGATGACTCGAAAG CACCACTGCAGGGCGTGTGGACAGATCTTCTGTGGCAAGTGCTCCTCCAAATACTCCACTATCCCCAAGTTCGGCATTGAGAAAGaggtgcgagtgtgtgagccCTGCTTCGAGCACCTCAACAA GAAAGCCGAAGggaagagcagcagcagcagcagcagcagcgggcAGTCCGAGCTGCCGCCCGAGTACCTGACCAGCCCTCTGGCTCAGCAGTCTCAG ATGCCCCCTAAGAGAGACGAGGCTGCGCTGCAAGAGGAAGAGGAGCTGCAGCTGGCCATCGCTCTGTCTCAGAGTGAAGCtgaggagaaggagagaatg aGGCAGAAGAGCTCGTACCCTGTGTACCCCAAAGCTGACCCGACTCCGGTGACCTCCTCCGCTCCGCCCGTCAGCACTCTTTACTCCTCTCCCGTG AACTCCTCTGCTCCTTCGGCTGAAGATGTTGACCCTGAG CTGGCCCGTTATCTGAATAGGACTTACTGGGAGAAGAAGCAGGAGGAAGTGCGCAAGAGTCCCACCCCCTCTGCTCCTGCTCCGGTGCCATTGGCTGAACCGATGCCAGTCAGCCAGCCAGTGGAAAGCCACGCCCCCGTTCAGCCCATCAACATAGTGGAG CAGCAGTACCAGAACGGAGAATCAGAGGAGAACCACGAGCAGTTCCTCAAAGCTCTACAGAACGCCGTCACCACCTTCCTGAATCGCATGAAGAGCAACCACATGCGCGGGCGCAGCATCACCAACGACAGCGCCGTGCTCTCCCTCTTCCAGTCCATCAACAACATGCACCCGCAGCTGCTGGAGCTCCTCAACCAGCTCGACGAGAAGAGAC TGTACTATGAGGGGCTGCAGGATAAGCTGGCGCAGGTTCGGGACGCACGGGCCGCTCTGAACGCTCTGAGGGACGAGCACCGCGAGAAACTGCGCCGTGCCGCCGAGGAGGCCGAGAGACAGCGGCAGATCCAGCTCGCCCAGAAACTCGAGATCATGAGGCAGAAGAAACAG GAGTATCTGGAGATGCAGAGACAGCTGGCTATTCAGCGTCTGCAGGAGCAGGAGAAGGAGCGGCAGCTGCGTCTGGAGCAGCAGAAACACACCATCCAGATGCGTGCTCAGATGCCCGCCTTTTCCCTGCCTTATGCCCAG ATGCAGTCACTGCCGCCTAACGTGGCAGGAGGGGTGGTGTATCCACCCGCTGGTCCCCCCAGTTACCCCGGCACGTTCAGCCCTGCTGGCTCAGTGGAGGGCTCTCCCATGCACGGGGTCTACCTGAACCAACCCGGGCAGGCCGGGGGAGGACCCTACCAGGCCATGCCAGTGTCGGCTACGG ATCCCAACATGGTGAACGCCTACATGTATCAGACCGCAGGTACCGGAGGGCAACCCGCTGCTCCTGGTCAGGCTCCACCCCCTAACACCAGCCCTCCATACACTAACTACCAGCCCACTCCGACACAGGGCTACCAG AATGTGGCGTCTCAAGCTCCTCAGAGTTTGCCCCCGATGTCCCAGGCTGCCCCGACCAACGGCATGGCCTACATGGGCTACCAGCCGTACAGCATGCAG AACATGATCTCAGCACTTCCTGGGCAGGACCCCAACATGCCTCCTCAGCAGCAGTACATGCCTGGCCAACAACCCATGTACCAGCAG
- the hgs gene encoding hepatocyte growth factor-regulated tyrosine kinase substrate isoform X2, with translation MGKGGGTFERLLDKATSQLLLETDWESILQICDLIRQGDTQAKYAIAAIKKKLNDKNPHVALYALEVLESVVKNCGQTVHDEVASKQTMEELKDLFKKQTEPNVRNKILYLIQAWAHAFRNEPKYKVVQDTYQIMKVEGHVFPEFKESDAMFAAERAPDWVDAEECHRCRVQFGVMTRKHHCRACGQIFCGKCSSKYSTIPKFGIEKEVRVCEPCFEHLNNHPSLSPPSRKAEGKSSSSSSSSGQSELPPEYLTSPLAQQSQMPPKRDEAALQEEEELQLAIALSQSEAEEKERMRQKSSYPVYPKADPTPVTSSAPPVSTLYSSPVNSSAPSAEDVDPELARYLNRTYWEKKQEEVRKSPTPSAPAPVPLAEPMPVSQPVESHAPVQPINIVEQYQNGESEENHEQFLKALQNAVTTFLNRMKSNHMRGRSITNDSAVLSLFQSINNMHPQLLELLNQLDEKRLYYEGLQDKLAQVRDARAALNALRDEHREKLRRAAEEAERQRQIQLAQKLEIMRQKKQEYLEMQRQLAIQRLQEQEKERQLRLEQQKHTIQMRAQMPAFSLPYAQMQSLPPNVAGGVVYPPAGPPSYPGTFSPAGSVEGSPMHGVYLNQPGQAGGGPYQAMPVSATDPNMVNAYMYQTAGTGGQPAAPGQAPPPNTSPPYTNYQPTPTQGYQNVASQAPQSLPPMSQAAPTNGMAYMGYQPYSMQNMISALPGQDPNMPPQQQYMPGQQPMYQQMPPPGGPQQQAQQPQQPPAGSAEAQLISFD, from the exons ATGGGAAAAGGTGGAGGTACATTTGAAAGGCTGTTGG ACAAAGCCACCAGTCAGCTGCTGCTGGAGACGGACTGGGAATCCATCCTGCAGATCTGCGACCTCATCCGGCAAGGAGACACGCA GGCTAAATACGCAATCGCTGCCATCAAGAAGAAGCTAAATGACAAAAATCCACACGTGGCCCTCTACGCCCTCGAG GTTCTGGAGTCCGTGGTGAAGAACTGTGGCCAGACGGTTCATGATGAAGTGGCGAGTAAGCAAACCATGGAGGAACTCAAGGATCTGTTCAAG AAGCAAACTGAGCCGAACGTCAGGAACAAGATCCTGTACCTGATCCAGGCCTGGGCCCACGCCTTCCGCAACGAGCCCAAGTACAAAGTGGTCCAAGACACTTACCAGATCATGAAGGTGGAAG GTCATGTGTTCCCGGAGTTTAAAGAGAGCGACGCCATGTTTGCTGCAGAGAGG GCCCCTGATTGGGTGGATGCCGAGGAGTGCCACAGGTGCAGAGTTCAGTTCGGAGTGATGACTCGAAAG CACCACTGCAGGGCGTGTGGACAGATCTTCTGTGGCAAGTGCTCCTCCAAATACTCCACTATCCCCAAGTTCGGCATTGAGAAAGaggtgcgagtgtgtgagccCTGCTTCGAGCACCTCAACAA CcacccctccctctctcccccttctAGGAAAGCCGAAGggaagagcagcagcagcagcagcagcagcgggcAGTCCGAGCTGCCGCCCGAGTACCTGACCAGCCCTCTGGCTCAGCAGTCTCAG ATGCCCCCTAAGAGAGACGAGGCTGCGCTGCAAGAGGAAGAGGAGCTGCAGCTGGCCATCGCTCTGTCTCAGAGTGAAGCtgaggagaaggagagaatg aGGCAGAAGAGCTCGTACCCTGTGTACCCCAAAGCTGACCCGACTCCGGTGACCTCCTCCGCTCCGCCCGTCAGCACTCTTTACTCCTCTCCCGTG AACTCCTCTGCTCCTTCGGCTGAAGATGTTGACCCTGAG CTGGCCCGTTATCTGAATAGGACTTACTGGGAGAAGAAGCAGGAGGAAGTGCGCAAGAGTCCCACCCCCTCTGCTCCTGCTCCGGTGCCATTGGCTGAACCGATGCCAGTCAGCCAGCCAGTGGAAAGCCACGCCCCCGTTCAGCCCATCAACATAGTGGAG CAGTACCAGAACGGAGAATCAGAGGAGAACCACGAGCAGTTCCTCAAAGCTCTACAGAACGCCGTCACCACCTTCCTGAATCGCATGAAGAGCAACCACATGCGCGGGCGCAGCATCACCAACGACAGCGCCGTGCTCTCCCTCTTCCAGTCCATCAACAACATGCACCCGCAGCTGCTGGAGCTCCTCAACCAGCTCGACGAGAAGAGAC TGTACTATGAGGGGCTGCAGGATAAGCTGGCGCAGGTTCGGGACGCACGGGCCGCTCTGAACGCTCTGAGGGACGAGCACCGCGAGAAACTGCGCCGTGCCGCCGAGGAGGCCGAGAGACAGCGGCAGATCCAGCTCGCCCAGAAACTCGAGATCATGAGGCAGAAGAAACAG GAGTATCTGGAGATGCAGAGACAGCTGGCTATTCAGCGTCTGCAGGAGCAGGAGAAGGAGCGGCAGCTGCGTCTGGAGCAGCAGAAACACACCATCCAGATGCGTGCTCAGATGCCCGCCTTTTCCCTGCCTTATGCCCAG ATGCAGTCACTGCCGCCTAACGTGGCAGGAGGGGTGGTGTATCCACCCGCTGGTCCCCCCAGTTACCCCGGCACGTTCAGCCCTGCTGGCTCAGTGGAGGGCTCTCCCATGCACGGGGTCTACCTGAACCAACCCGGGCAGGCCGGGGGAGGACCCTACCAGGCCATGCCAGTGTCGGCTACGG ATCCCAACATGGTGAACGCCTACATGTATCAGACCGCAGGTACCGGAGGGCAACCCGCTGCTCCTGGTCAGGCTCCACCCCCTAACACCAGCCCTCCATACACTAACTACCAGCCCACTCCGACACAGGGCTACCAG AATGTGGCGTCTCAAGCTCCTCAGAGTTTGCCCCCGATGTCCCAGGCTGCCCCGACCAACGGCATGGCCTACATGGGCTACCAGCCGTACAGCATGCAG AACATGATCTCAGCACTTCCTGGGCAGGACCCCAACATGCCTCCTCAGCAGCAGTACATGCCTGGCCAACAACCCATGTACCAGCAG
- the hgs gene encoding hepatocyte growth factor-regulated tyrosine kinase substrate isoform X3, with amino-acid sequence MGKGGGTFERLLDKATSQLLLETDWESILQICDLIRQGDTQAKYAIAAIKKKLNDKNPHVALYALEVLESVVKNCGQTVHDEVASKQTMEELKDLFKQTEPNVRNKILYLIQAWAHAFRNEPKYKVVQDTYQIMKVEGHVFPEFKESDAMFAAERAPDWVDAEECHRCRVQFGVMTRKHHCRACGQIFCGKCSSKYSTIPKFGIEKEVRVCEPCFEHLNNHPSLSPPSRKAEGKSSSSSSSSGQSELPPEYLTSPLAQQSQMPPKRDEAALQEEEELQLAIALSQSEAEEKERMRQKSSYPVYPKADPTPVTSSAPPVSTLYSSPVNSSAPSAEDVDPELARYLNRTYWEKKQEEVRKSPTPSAPAPVPLAEPMPVSQPVESHAPVQPINIVEQQYQNGESEENHEQFLKALQNAVTTFLNRMKSNHMRGRSITNDSAVLSLFQSINNMHPQLLELLNQLDEKRLYYEGLQDKLAQVRDARAALNALRDEHREKLRRAAEEAERQRQIQLAQKLEIMRQKKQEYLEMQRQLAIQRLQEQEKERQLRLEQQKHTIQMRAQMPAFSLPYAQMQSLPPNVAGGVVYPPAGPPSYPGTFSPAGSVEGSPMHGVYLNQPGQAGGGPYQAMPVSATDPNMVNAYMYQTAGTGGQPAAPGQAPPPNTSPPYTNYQPTPTQGYQNVASQAPQSLPPMSQAAPTNGMAYMGYQPYSMQNMISALPGQDPNMPPQQQYMPGQQPMYQQMPPPGGPQQQAQQPQQPPAGSAEAQLISFD; translated from the exons ATGGGAAAAGGTGGAGGTACATTTGAAAGGCTGTTGG ACAAAGCCACCAGTCAGCTGCTGCTGGAGACGGACTGGGAATCCATCCTGCAGATCTGCGACCTCATCCGGCAAGGAGACACGCA GGCTAAATACGCAATCGCTGCCATCAAGAAGAAGCTAAATGACAAAAATCCACACGTGGCCCTCTACGCCCTCGAG GTTCTGGAGTCCGTGGTGAAGAACTGTGGCCAGACGGTTCATGATGAAGTGGCGAGTAAGCAAACCATGGAGGAACTCAAGGATCTGTTCAAG CAAACTGAGCCGAACGTCAGGAACAAGATCCTGTACCTGATCCAGGCCTGGGCCCACGCCTTCCGCAACGAGCCCAAGTACAAAGTGGTCCAAGACACTTACCAGATCATGAAGGTGGAAG GTCATGTGTTCCCGGAGTTTAAAGAGAGCGACGCCATGTTTGCTGCAGAGAGG GCCCCTGATTGGGTGGATGCCGAGGAGTGCCACAGGTGCAGAGTTCAGTTCGGAGTGATGACTCGAAAG CACCACTGCAGGGCGTGTGGACAGATCTTCTGTGGCAAGTGCTCCTCCAAATACTCCACTATCCCCAAGTTCGGCATTGAGAAAGaggtgcgagtgtgtgagccCTGCTTCGAGCACCTCAACAA CcacccctccctctctcccccttctAGGAAAGCCGAAGggaagagcagcagcagcagcagcagcagcgggcAGTCCGAGCTGCCGCCCGAGTACCTGACCAGCCCTCTGGCTCAGCAGTCTCAG ATGCCCCCTAAGAGAGACGAGGCTGCGCTGCAAGAGGAAGAGGAGCTGCAGCTGGCCATCGCTCTGTCTCAGAGTGAAGCtgaggagaaggagagaatg aGGCAGAAGAGCTCGTACCCTGTGTACCCCAAAGCTGACCCGACTCCGGTGACCTCCTCCGCTCCGCCCGTCAGCACTCTTTACTCCTCTCCCGTG AACTCCTCTGCTCCTTCGGCTGAAGATGTTGACCCTGAG CTGGCCCGTTATCTGAATAGGACTTACTGGGAGAAGAAGCAGGAGGAAGTGCGCAAGAGTCCCACCCCCTCTGCTCCTGCTCCGGTGCCATTGGCTGAACCGATGCCAGTCAGCCAGCCAGTGGAAAGCCACGCCCCCGTTCAGCCCATCAACATAGTGGAG CAGCAGTACCAGAACGGAGAATCAGAGGAGAACCACGAGCAGTTCCTCAAAGCTCTACAGAACGCCGTCACCACCTTCCTGAATCGCATGAAGAGCAACCACATGCGCGGGCGCAGCATCACCAACGACAGCGCCGTGCTCTCCCTCTTCCAGTCCATCAACAACATGCACCCGCAGCTGCTGGAGCTCCTCAACCAGCTCGACGAGAAGAGAC TGTACTATGAGGGGCTGCAGGATAAGCTGGCGCAGGTTCGGGACGCACGGGCCGCTCTGAACGCTCTGAGGGACGAGCACCGCGAGAAACTGCGCCGTGCCGCCGAGGAGGCCGAGAGACAGCGGCAGATCCAGCTCGCCCAGAAACTCGAGATCATGAGGCAGAAGAAACAG GAGTATCTGGAGATGCAGAGACAGCTGGCTATTCAGCGTCTGCAGGAGCAGGAGAAGGAGCGGCAGCTGCGTCTGGAGCAGCAGAAACACACCATCCAGATGCGTGCTCAGATGCCCGCCTTTTCCCTGCCTTATGCCCAG ATGCAGTCACTGCCGCCTAACGTGGCAGGAGGGGTGGTGTATCCACCCGCTGGTCCCCCCAGTTACCCCGGCACGTTCAGCCCTGCTGGCTCAGTGGAGGGCTCTCCCATGCACGGGGTCTACCTGAACCAACCCGGGCAGGCCGGGGGAGGACCCTACCAGGCCATGCCAGTGTCGGCTACGG ATCCCAACATGGTGAACGCCTACATGTATCAGACCGCAGGTACCGGAGGGCAACCCGCTGCTCCTGGTCAGGCTCCACCCCCTAACACCAGCCCTCCATACACTAACTACCAGCCCACTCCGACACAGGGCTACCAG AATGTGGCGTCTCAAGCTCCTCAGAGTTTGCCCCCGATGTCCCAGGCTGCCCCGACCAACGGCATGGCCTACATGGGCTACCAGCCGTACAGCATGCAG AACATGATCTCAGCACTTCCTGGGCAGGACCCCAACATGCCTCCTCAGCAGCAGTACATGCCTGGCCAACAACCCATGTACCAGCAG
- the hgs gene encoding hepatocyte growth factor-regulated tyrosine kinase substrate isoform X6 → MKVEGHVFPEFKESDAMFAAERAPDWVDAEECHRCRVQFGVMTRKHHCRACGQIFCGKCSSKYSTIPKFGIEKEVRVCEPCFEHLNNHPSLSPPSRKAEGKSSSSSSSSGQSELPPEYLTSPLAQQSQMPPKRDEAALQEEEELQLAIALSQSEAEEKERMRQKSSYPVYPKADPTPVTSSAPPVSTLYSSPVNSSAPSAEDVDPELARYLNRTYWEKKQEEVRKSPTPSAPAPVPLAEPMPVSQPVESHAPVQPINIVEQQYQNGESEENHEQFLKALQNAVTTFLNRMKSNHMRGRSITNDSAVLSLFQSINNMHPQLLELLNQLDEKRLYYEGLQDKLAQVRDARAALNALRDEHREKLRRAAEEAERQRQIQLAQKLEIMRQKKQEYLEMQRQLAIQRLQEQEKERQLRLEQQKHTIQMRAQMPAFSLPYAQMQSLPPNVAGGVVYPPAGPPSYPGTFSPAGSVEGSPMHGVYLNQPGQAGGGPYQAMPVSATDPNMVNAYMYQTAGTGGQPAAPGQAPPPNTSPPYTNYQPTPTQGYQNVASQAPQSLPPMSQAAPTNGMAYMGYQPYSMQNMISALPGQDPNMPPQQQYMPGQQPMYQQMPPPGGPQQQAQQPQQPPAGSAEAQLISFD, encoded by the exons ATGAAGGTGGAAG GTCATGTGTTCCCGGAGTTTAAAGAGAGCGACGCCATGTTTGCTGCAGAGAGG GCCCCTGATTGGGTGGATGCCGAGGAGTGCCACAGGTGCAGAGTTCAGTTCGGAGTGATGACTCGAAAG CACCACTGCAGGGCGTGTGGACAGATCTTCTGTGGCAAGTGCTCCTCCAAATACTCCACTATCCCCAAGTTCGGCATTGAGAAAGaggtgcgagtgtgtgagccCTGCTTCGAGCACCTCAACAA CcacccctccctctctcccccttctAGGAAAGCCGAAGggaagagcagcagcagcagcagcagcagcgggcAGTCCGAGCTGCCGCCCGAGTACCTGACCAGCCCTCTGGCTCAGCAGTCTCAG ATGCCCCCTAAGAGAGACGAGGCTGCGCTGCAAGAGGAAGAGGAGCTGCAGCTGGCCATCGCTCTGTCTCAGAGTGAAGCtgaggagaaggagagaatg aGGCAGAAGAGCTCGTACCCTGTGTACCCCAAAGCTGACCCGACTCCGGTGACCTCCTCCGCTCCGCCCGTCAGCACTCTTTACTCCTCTCCCGTG AACTCCTCTGCTCCTTCGGCTGAAGATGTTGACCCTGAG CTGGCCCGTTATCTGAATAGGACTTACTGGGAGAAGAAGCAGGAGGAAGTGCGCAAGAGTCCCACCCCCTCTGCTCCTGCTCCGGTGCCATTGGCTGAACCGATGCCAGTCAGCCAGCCAGTGGAAAGCCACGCCCCCGTTCAGCCCATCAACATAGTGGAG CAGCAGTACCAGAACGGAGAATCAGAGGAGAACCACGAGCAGTTCCTCAAAGCTCTACAGAACGCCGTCACCACCTTCCTGAATCGCATGAAGAGCAACCACATGCGCGGGCGCAGCATCACCAACGACAGCGCCGTGCTCTCCCTCTTCCAGTCCATCAACAACATGCACCCGCAGCTGCTGGAGCTCCTCAACCAGCTCGACGAGAAGAGAC TGTACTATGAGGGGCTGCAGGATAAGCTGGCGCAGGTTCGGGACGCACGGGCCGCTCTGAACGCTCTGAGGGACGAGCACCGCGAGAAACTGCGCCGTGCCGCCGAGGAGGCCGAGAGACAGCGGCAGATCCAGCTCGCCCAGAAACTCGAGATCATGAGGCAGAAGAAACAG GAGTATCTGGAGATGCAGAGACAGCTGGCTATTCAGCGTCTGCAGGAGCAGGAGAAGGAGCGGCAGCTGCGTCTGGAGCAGCAGAAACACACCATCCAGATGCGTGCTCAGATGCCCGCCTTTTCCCTGCCTTATGCCCAG ATGCAGTCACTGCCGCCTAACGTGGCAGGAGGGGTGGTGTATCCACCCGCTGGTCCCCCCAGTTACCCCGGCACGTTCAGCCCTGCTGGCTCAGTGGAGGGCTCTCCCATGCACGGGGTCTACCTGAACCAACCCGGGCAGGCCGGGGGAGGACCCTACCAGGCCATGCCAGTGTCGGCTACGG ATCCCAACATGGTGAACGCCTACATGTATCAGACCGCAGGTACCGGAGGGCAACCCGCTGCTCCTGGTCAGGCTCCACCCCCTAACACCAGCCCTCCATACACTAACTACCAGCCCACTCCGACACAGGGCTACCAG AATGTGGCGTCTCAAGCTCCTCAGAGTTTGCCCCCGATGTCCCAGGCTGCCCCGACCAACGGCATGGCCTACATGGGCTACCAGCCGTACAGCATGCAG AACATGATCTCAGCACTTCCTGGGCAGGACCCCAACATGCCTCCTCAGCAGCAGTACATGCCTGGCCAACAACCCATGTACCAGCAG
- the hgs gene encoding hepatocyte growth factor-regulated tyrosine kinase substrate isoform X1 encodes MGKGGGTFERLLDKATSQLLLETDWESILQICDLIRQGDTQAKYAIAAIKKKLNDKNPHVALYALEVLESVVKNCGQTVHDEVASKQTMEELKDLFKKQTEPNVRNKILYLIQAWAHAFRNEPKYKVVQDTYQIMKVEGHVFPEFKESDAMFAAERAPDWVDAEECHRCRVQFGVMTRKHHCRACGQIFCGKCSSKYSTIPKFGIEKEVRVCEPCFEHLNNHPSLSPPSRKAEGKSSSSSSSSGQSELPPEYLTSPLAQQSQMPPKRDEAALQEEEELQLAIALSQSEAEEKERMRQKSSYPVYPKADPTPVTSSAPPVSTLYSSPVNSSAPSAEDVDPELARYLNRTYWEKKQEEVRKSPTPSAPAPVPLAEPMPVSQPVESHAPVQPINIVEQQYQNGESEENHEQFLKALQNAVTTFLNRMKSNHMRGRSITNDSAVLSLFQSINNMHPQLLELLNQLDEKRLYYEGLQDKLAQVRDARAALNALRDEHREKLRRAAEEAERQRQIQLAQKLEIMRQKKQEYLEMQRQLAIQRLQEQEKERQLRLEQQKHTIQMRAQMPAFSLPYAQMQSLPPNVAGGVVYPPAGPPSYPGTFSPAGSVEGSPMHGVYLNQPGQAGGGPYQAMPVSATDPNMVNAYMYQTAGTGGQPAAPGQAPPPNTSPPYTNYQPTPTQGYQNVASQAPQSLPPMSQAAPTNGMAYMGYQPYSMQNMISALPGQDPNMPPQQQYMPGQQPMYQQMPPPGGPQQQAQQPQQPPAGSAEAQLISFD; translated from the exons ATGGGAAAAGGTGGAGGTACATTTGAAAGGCTGTTGG ACAAAGCCACCAGTCAGCTGCTGCTGGAGACGGACTGGGAATCCATCCTGCAGATCTGCGACCTCATCCGGCAAGGAGACACGCA GGCTAAATACGCAATCGCTGCCATCAAGAAGAAGCTAAATGACAAAAATCCACACGTGGCCCTCTACGCCCTCGAG GTTCTGGAGTCCGTGGTGAAGAACTGTGGCCAGACGGTTCATGATGAAGTGGCGAGTAAGCAAACCATGGAGGAACTCAAGGATCTGTTCAAG AAGCAAACTGAGCCGAACGTCAGGAACAAGATCCTGTACCTGATCCAGGCCTGGGCCCACGCCTTCCGCAACGAGCCCAAGTACAAAGTGGTCCAAGACACTTACCAGATCATGAAGGTGGAAG GTCATGTGTTCCCGGAGTTTAAAGAGAGCGACGCCATGTTTGCTGCAGAGAGG GCCCCTGATTGGGTGGATGCCGAGGAGTGCCACAGGTGCAGAGTTCAGTTCGGAGTGATGACTCGAAAG CACCACTGCAGGGCGTGTGGACAGATCTTCTGTGGCAAGTGCTCCTCCAAATACTCCACTATCCCCAAGTTCGGCATTGAGAAAGaggtgcgagtgtgtgagccCTGCTTCGAGCACCTCAACAA CcacccctccctctctcccccttctAGGAAAGCCGAAGggaagagcagcagcagcagcagcagcagcgggcAGTCCGAGCTGCCGCCCGAGTACCTGACCAGCCCTCTGGCTCAGCAGTCTCAG ATGCCCCCTAAGAGAGACGAGGCTGCGCTGCAAGAGGAAGAGGAGCTGCAGCTGGCCATCGCTCTGTCTCAGAGTGAAGCtgaggagaaggagagaatg aGGCAGAAGAGCTCGTACCCTGTGTACCCCAAAGCTGACCCGACTCCGGTGACCTCCTCCGCTCCGCCCGTCAGCACTCTTTACTCCTCTCCCGTG AACTCCTCTGCTCCTTCGGCTGAAGATGTTGACCCTGAG CTGGCCCGTTATCTGAATAGGACTTACTGGGAGAAGAAGCAGGAGGAAGTGCGCAAGAGTCCCACCCCCTCTGCTCCTGCTCCGGTGCCATTGGCTGAACCGATGCCAGTCAGCCAGCCAGTGGAAAGCCACGCCCCCGTTCAGCCCATCAACATAGTGGAG CAGCAGTACCAGAACGGAGAATCAGAGGAGAACCACGAGCAGTTCCTCAAAGCTCTACAGAACGCCGTCACCACCTTCCTGAATCGCATGAAGAGCAACCACATGCGCGGGCGCAGCATCACCAACGACAGCGCCGTGCTCTCCCTCTTCCAGTCCATCAACAACATGCACCCGCAGCTGCTGGAGCTCCTCAACCAGCTCGACGAGAAGAGAC TGTACTATGAGGGGCTGCAGGATAAGCTGGCGCAGGTTCGGGACGCACGGGCCGCTCTGAACGCTCTGAGGGACGAGCACCGCGAGAAACTGCGCCGTGCCGCCGAGGAGGCCGAGAGACAGCGGCAGATCCAGCTCGCCCAGAAACTCGAGATCATGAGGCAGAAGAAACAG GAGTATCTGGAGATGCAGAGACAGCTGGCTATTCAGCGTCTGCAGGAGCAGGAGAAGGAGCGGCAGCTGCGTCTGGAGCAGCAGAAACACACCATCCAGATGCGTGCTCAGATGCCCGCCTTTTCCCTGCCTTATGCCCAG ATGCAGTCACTGCCGCCTAACGTGGCAGGAGGGGTGGTGTATCCACCCGCTGGTCCCCCCAGTTACCCCGGCACGTTCAGCCCTGCTGGCTCAGTGGAGGGCTCTCCCATGCACGGGGTCTACCTGAACCAACCCGGGCAGGCCGGGGGAGGACCCTACCAGGCCATGCCAGTGTCGGCTACGG ATCCCAACATGGTGAACGCCTACATGTATCAGACCGCAGGTACCGGAGGGCAACCCGCTGCTCCTGGTCAGGCTCCACCCCCTAACACCAGCCCTCCATACACTAACTACCAGCCCACTCCGACACAGGGCTACCAG AATGTGGCGTCTCAAGCTCCTCAGAGTTTGCCCCCGATGTCCCAGGCTGCCCCGACCAACGGCATGGCCTACATGGGCTACCAGCCGTACAGCATGCAG AACATGATCTCAGCACTTCCTGGGCAGGACCCCAACATGCCTCCTCAGCAGCAGTACATGCCTGGCCAACAACCCATGTACCAGCAG